The window CGCCATGAGCTGCAGCATCTCCCGCTCCCGCGCGGTTAACGTAGGGGCGCTGTCCTGAGCGGCATCCGATGAGGAAGTTTTGGTGATGTAGCTTTTGACGACGATATCCGAAATCATCGGGCTCAGATAGGTATGATCGTCAACAACTGTCTTGATGGCCTTGGCGAGCTCTTCAAAGGCGCAGTCTTTCAAAAGGTATCCGGAAGCGCCGGAGGAAAGCATCCCCGATACGAATCGCCGGTCTGAATGCATGGAGAGGGCGATGACCTTGATGCCCGGAATGCTGTTCACGATTTCCCGGGTCGCATCGATGCCGTTGAGGTCCGGCATGGAGATGTCCATGATCACGACATTGGGCTTGAGTTCTTTCGCCAGTTTGATGGTTTCCCTGCCGTTTTCGGCCTCTGCGATGACCTTCATGCCCGTTTGGGATTCAATCAGCGTTCGAAGTCCATCCCGAATGATTTTGTGATCGTCAGCGAGGATGACCGTAATTGCCATGTTCTACTCTCCCTTTAAAGACCCTCTTTTGTGCCGTGGGGTGCAACGAGGGTAAAATGCGTTCCTTCCCCCCGTTTTGAATGAATCTGGAGTTGACCACCGAGATTCTTCAGTCGCTCATGAATGCTGAAGATGCCGAATCCTCCTCTCCAATCCAAGGGGGTTCCGATTTTTGATACTTCGAATCCGGCGCCGTGGTCGATAACCTCAATTTTGATCTGTTTCCGGCTTGTTCTGAGGATGACTTCCGCTTCTTCCACTCCGGCATGCTTCACCACGTTCATGAGAAGTTCCCGGGTTGCCTGTAGAAGAAGGATTTGCAGATCCTCATTAATGGATATAAGATCCCTCTTCCCTTTATAATGAATCCTGAGGTTATGTTGTTCACCAAAGTATTGCATTAACCATTCCAACGCCGCATTCAAGCCCAGTTCATAAAAGACCGGCGGACTCAATTTGGTCATCAGGGAGCGGGTTTCCTTGATGGCCTGTTTGACGAAGCCCTGAATTTCTTCAAGCGCCTCGGCGAACCCGCTGTAGGAGGCCAGGGCGTGGAGCATTTCCAGCTTGATCCGTGTGATCGCCAGGGTCTGGCCGATGTGATCATGAAGCTCGGTGGCAATCCGCCGCCGTTCCCGCTCTTCCGTGGTGATCAGGGCCGATGTCAACGCCCGAAGCTGTTCATGGTCGGAATAGATGTTCTTCTGTGTTTCCTTGTGCTCTGCAATCTTCTTCCGCAGGGTCTTGTTGATGGTGGCCAGTTCAGCCGTACGATCGGTGACACTTTTCTCCAGTTCCTGCCGGAGGGCCTCTTCCTTCTGTTTATGTTCACGAAGGTCGGTCAGAACGGAAATCAAAAGAGGGGCATTCCCGTTGGAATTACCGTAGAAGGCCGTATCGAGCCGTATCGGGAGACCGGATGTCGACTTTGGAATCCGCAGCTGAAGTTCTAATTGCCGTTTGCCCTTGCCCGTTGAGCAAGTCTTTAAATGCGTCAAAAAATTGTACTGAGACGCCTTGGAGATAAAGCGGAGGAAGGATTTCCCCTGAAGAAGGCGGGTATCCCCTTTGCCCAGCAGGAAGGCGCCTGTGGGGTTGATTTGAAGAATGTGCGCCTCTTCATCAATGAGCATGCAGCCGACAGGTGCACAATTAAAAAATTTTTCCGGCAATTTTATGTCCTGGTATTCCTTTCCGGATTTTGTTGAAATGACTTCTTCAAAGGGCCGAATTATGCCTTTTTGTTCCGCATCCCGTGAGGGTTCACGTAAGCACAACAGGGAATATGAGTCGGCGGAAGAGGCTGCCTTGGATATCCGGGGATTTCTTATCATAGTATGTTCTTAAATTAATTGAATGACCGCCTGTAGCGTGTCCGTAAAAAATTTAAACCCTGCTGAGATCTTCGAAACAGAAAAAGCGCATTTTCGAAAGAAGCAGGTTATGAAAAATGTGTATCTCAATATTCATGCCGAAAGAAACATTTTTATAAATAAACCTGAAAATAGGAACCATTCCTGGCAAGAAGATTGGATAGAGTCAAAAAAAGCGATTTAAAAAAGGTAGAAAAGATTGCTGGAGCCTGACGGTCATTACGCAACAGACAGTTACAACCTTCATACGGTTGCGGCGCCATCTTGCTAAAGGAAACAGGGGGGACCTCATGATCCCACATTTGTTGTAAGGAAAAACCCTGACGTATGCGGAGCGACAATTTACTGACAGAGCCTGAAGCATCATCAATTACACCCAAGAGATCCGCCACTTACGAATGCTATTCTACTCGAATTTTATTTATGGTCAAGATAATTTTTAGGAATATTTCGTAGAATGTGTCCGTTTACTGTCTTAGAATTTAAGAAATCGGTAGAGAAAGAGAAAAAGGAGAATAAGGGAAAATGCTTACGCCTTTCAAGTTGACCCATCTAGGTGGGGAATCCTGTGTCACCGGATCATGTCATCTGGTGCAGGCAAATGGACTGAACATCCTCGTGGATTGCGGGATGGTGCAGGGGGGAGACCGGGCGCTTTCCCTGGACGACTGGCCGGTCCGCCCGCCACAGATCCATTATATCCTTCTGACACACACCCACATCGACCACATCGGGCGTCTGCCGGAACTGGTGCGACGCGGGTTCCGCGGAGAGATCCTTGCCACCCACCCGACAAAGGCCCTCCTGATTCCCATGCTCCACGATGCCCTGAGCTTCTCCGATTGGGGGGAAGAGGAAGCCACGGCTGTGATCCGCAAGATCGATGAACTCAGCTGGGGATTTGAATACGGGGAACCCTTCGCCTTGAAGAACGGCCTCCGCTTTACCTTTTCCCGGGCGGGTCACATCCTCGGTTCCGCCTTCGTCCACTTGGAATCGGAGAGCCCCCATTCGTCCATCCTCTTTTCAGGGGATCTGGGTGCAAAGGACACACCCCTTCTTCCCGATCCCGATCTTCCACCGGCCTGCGATCTGCTGGTCCTGGAATCCACTTATGGGGACCGGTTTCATGAGAGCCGCTCGGATCGCGTCGAACGGCTGGGCCAGGTTCTGGTGCGGGCAGTCTCCGACGGCGGCAAGGTCTTCATCCCGGCCTTCGCCCTGGGAAGGGTCCAGGAGCTGCTCTATGAACTGAACCAGCTCCACACGAACGAAGTCCTGAAGGACAAATTCCCCCAGCTGGCCAAACTGCAGCGCATTCCGGTCATGGTGGATTCACCCCTCGGCCTCGAGTTGACGAAGATCGCATCGAACCTTTCCGAATACTGGGACAGGGAGGCGAAGGCCCAATTGAGACAGGGAGACCATCCCCTGAATTTCAACCACCTCTATGCCGTGGCGAACCACAAGGATCACCTGAAACTCCTGGAATCGCCGGGACCGATGGTGATTCTCGCGGGAAGCGGCATGTGCACGGGCGGGCGCATCGTGGATCACCTGAAGGCGGGAATCGAAGACCCCAGAAACGACATCGTCTTCGTAGGGTATCAGGCCCACGGCACCCCGGGGCGGTACATCCAGGAGTATGCCGGAAAACCCGGGGGATATGTGGAACTGGAAGGGGAGAGGTGTTCTCTTGGGGCGCGGATTCACGTCCTGGGGGGATATTCGGCCCATGCGGACCAGAAGGAATTGATCGAATGGGTCCAGTCCATGCCGGAGAAACCCGGGAGCATCAAACTGGTCCACGGGGAGGCGGGGGCAAGGAAGGTATTGGGGGATGACCTGAGAAGCCGGGGGTATGAGGTGGCGTGACTTTTTAGTCCATAAACAGGTCAAGTGTCCATGGGCAAAAAAAGAGGCCATCCTATTTTTCAAGCCATTGCCACCCATTTAGCATGGCAAATCATGACTGCCAATCATAATCAGCCCGGATAATCTGGGAGTCCATGTGGAATGCCTATTTCCTCGGATAACAAATATGCATGATAGGTGCTGAGTCAGTTGCTTTTCCTGACCCAATCTTTTATGAGGGAGATGAAGAGATCAAAATCATCTAGGCGCTTTTTGAAAAGGCCGAAGACAACTTCGTTGTCCGTCCTTTCATAACGATGGACCAGCAAATTTTGAAACGAAGCCATATTTTGGAAGGTTTTGAGATATTCCTTCGGAATGATGCCATTCTCATGGAGAATCTGGAAAATATCCCTGTATCCATAAGGTTCGCGCCAACTGTGGAAGGAAATAAAATGATTGCCTATGTCGATAATCTTTTCGATAGATAACTGCAGATAGCGCTCGACGAAAGCACGGGCACGGATATCTTCTTCATACTTCTCCCAGTTAATATCTCTCGCATCCCGAAGAGCAGTAAGGTATTCCCTAAGCTGAGAGATTTTTCTTGATAAAAGTTCCTTGTCTACCATAATTCCCCTGGGGTTAACCGGGAATCTCCCGGAAAAGATATCTTGTGTCCAGATACTCTGTTCGAGCCTGTACCTCCTGGCGGATGCGTTCCTCCGGATCGTTTTCACAGATCAGACGGCCGTATTTCAGTATCTGATGCTGAAGAAGAGGCGTCGCCTGTCCGAAAACAATCAAATCGACATCCCGCTGCAGCAAGCTGGAAAGTTCTGTCTCCAGCGCAAGGCGTTCGCTTTCGCTTAAACGCTTCTTTGAAACAATCGCCAGATCCAGGTCGCTGCCGCGATGGTCTCTGCCGGTAGCCGTCGATCCGAAAAGATAAACCGCTGCGATTTTTCTTCTTCTCCGGAAAAAGGAAATCAGATCTTTCATGGGGTGCTGTCTCACTGTATAATTTTTTAGTCCATAAGCAGGGCAAGTGTCAATGGGCAAAAAACAAGATGTCCGCCCAAAAACTGCCAGTTATTTGCAGGACTTCAGAAATTCTAAGTATCTTTCACGGGACATCCCCGCAGTCTGCATGTTTGACAGAATAATGTCTGTATCGATTTCTTTGTAGGTGGGGATGACAACAGGCCTGTTAACCGCCTGGCTTTACATAAGCTCGATGATCCCCGACTTGTCGGTCAAAAGTGAATCCATCTTTCAGAAAGATGCTCTCAAGCACCTTCCAGTGGATCGGGGTTATGCGTGGCATTCCTGAGCTTTTTCAGTGTTGATATAGAAAGGGATCGGTACCTCGATATAACTGGTTGATGTGAGTTTACGTGCTGTGCTTGGTGGGTATGCGGGCTGAAATCCACATTCTTTTAGAACCGCGTCAAGGGTCCCGCGTTCATGGCAGGAAAGAAAGAACAGGGTTAAGGCTTCTGCAAGGTTCTTTCTGGCTTGCTCTTCCGTTTCTCCTTGAGAAGCCACATCGAACACCGGGCAGGAAGCCACAAACCATTTTTGTCTTTTCTTGATTCTGGCCGGCACGGACAGGCTGATTTGTACGGCAACCTTTCTCATTCAGGAAATCTCCTTTGAGGTTATTGCAATCATACCGATTCTGTTGAAAAATTCAAGCTGTTCCGAATCCGCAAGATAAACGGCAGGGTAGCTGCCGTGGTCCATCTGTCGGCGGAAAATTTGGTCAGAGCAACTGGGGGCCTGTCCCTATTTAATCGGTAACAAACTCCGTCATATTATCGCGATTGATCAGGGCAACGGGACATTCAGGGTAGGCCGATTTGAATCCGGATGGAACCTTCAGCCGCTTCTCACCCCACTTGATTTCATAACCGCGCCATGCTCCGCCCAGTTCTTCCAGATAATCGATTTCCTGCTTCTGGTGGCTGCGCCAGAAATACGTATTGGGAAACAGTCCCTGATTGTGGTTCCGTTTCATCCGCTCGGCAAGAACAAAATTTTCCCAGAGCCCGCCTACGTCACTGCGCAGGTCCGGTGGATTGAGGTTATTGATGACGGCATTGCGTATTCCCGTATCCACGAAATAGATCTTACGGGATTTCTTCAGTTCATTTCGCAGGTTCCTGCTGAAGGACCCCAGACGAAAAATAATAAATGATTGCTCCAATACCCGCAGATAACTCTCGATCGTTTTTTTATCCACACCCACCTGCTGGGCAAGTTCGTTATACGAGACTTCATTGCCGACTTGAAGTGCGATGGACTGAACCAGCCGTTCCAGAGCCTCCGCATTGCGTATCTGTTGCAAAGCCAGTATGTCTTTGTAGAGATAGCTTCTGGCAATTTCCCGTAACGCCGTTTCAGCCGCCTCCGGGGCATTGATGATTTCGGGATAGAGACCGAAGATCATGCAACGATTCACGATGCGCCTGACTTCCAGCGGTGAATATATCTGCCCAAGTTCCGCCAGTGAAAAAGGATATAATCGGAATTCCCGTTTTCTGCCAGTCAACGGTTCCTCTATCCGGCTGGAAAGCTCGAAGGAGGAAGAACCTGTGGCGATTACCTGGATATCCGGCGCAGTATCCGTCAAGAGCTTAATGGTGAGTCCAATTGTACCGACCCGTTGCGCTTCGTCAATCAGCACCAGTTTGTTGTTGCCGAGCAGCATCTTCAGTTCCGTCGAGGTTTTCTCCGAAAGCGCCCGGCGGATGTCCGGTTCATCGCAGTTAAGGTAGATGGATGGAACGGATGCGTCCCGCTGAAGCGCCATGATCAAGGTGGTCTTACCCACCTGCCTGGCGCCGTAGATGATAATCGCCTTTCCTTTGAATAGGGATTGCTCGATAACCCCCTGAATGGTTCTCCTGATCACAACAATACCTCAATTATTATAGAAATTGGTGATTACGTTCTCTATTATCTTATAAATATGGGTATTGCAAATGAAAAGTAAACCTTCGTTGCGCGTTTCATCAAGGATAGTCGTTAAAAAGAACGATGATCACTATCTGTTTTTTTGGCGAGTCCGTTGTACGGTTAGATGGGTTCCGCAATCAATGCCGGAGAAGCCCAAGAACATCAAGCCGGTTCATGGGGAGGCGGGGGCAAGAAGGCTTTGGCGGATGCATTGAGTAATGGTGGCTATAATGTCTCTTCCTCCTTATTTCCAAAGATCCTCATCTACGGTTTCGAACAGGGCCGTATCTTTCTCAAACTCGGCAGCATCCTGAGCGCTCCATGTACCAGCCAGATGATCAAGGTCAACATACAGAACTCTCCGTTTTTCCTTCTCCAATCCCAGAGATTCCTTGAGAAGTTTGAGCATCACCGCATTGATGCTGGTAGCCTCTTTCCGGGCGCGTTCTTTCAATGCCACGGCAAGCCGTTCGTCGATACCGCGTAAAGTCATTGTAGCCATGGTGCTTTCTCCTATACCATTCTTTGTCCATAAACAGGTCAAGTGTCAATGGGCAACATAGATTCCACCCCAAAACTGCCTTATTGAGTATGGTCAGTTTCTTCTCGCATGCCGGGATAGTTCTGCGCAGACCACAGGAACTTCCACAGGGGTATCGCATGGAGGGTTGTCTTGTCGGTTATGGCATTTTTGAATTCGACGCGTCGGGTAATCAATAGAACATTTTCGACATTTGGGAATCGATTCAGAAAGAGTCGAATCCCGTTGAAGCGCTTATCCTTCCAATCAAAAGAATCCAGGTATTTGACCTCAACCGGCAGGGGCTTTGCCAAGGAACCGATAACAAAATCAACTTCCCGGTCGCTTTCCGCATAATACCCACAGGCGATGTTTTTCCTCTGCAATTCAAGGAAAACCGCATTCTCCGCTCTGCTTTCTTCGTCTCCGTAGCCTGTCAGCAGGGTCTTGATACCATTGTCCCAGAGATAAAGCTTTTTCTGTGAATACACTCTTTCGGACCAGGACGTGGTCCACTTTTCTAAAGGTTTCACGAGAAAAGCCATTTCAAGATAAATAAGATATTCCTTGATGGTGTCAACAGACAGTCCCAGGATTTTGGACAATTTGTTGAAACTGGTCCGCGACCCCGTGGAAGCTCCGACCAATCGCAATAAATCCTTTAGTATATGAGCCTTTTTGATGGGATGGATTCTGGCCAGGTCCCTGGCCAGAATATCCTCAAGAAGATTGGTCATGTATTCTTGGGAAGGGTTCAAAACCTGTTCCGGGTATCCTCCGAGCGTGAGATAATCATCAGCCATCTGCTCATATTTGTAATCCTCCGAGAGAGATGGCGGCTCTCCTCTGAAGCGGACAAATTCCTGGAAACTTAGAGGAAATACGGTAGTGACGATTTGCCTGCCTGTCAGTTTCCCCGCCTGTCTTGCAATCAGCGCTGAAGTGGAACCGGAGCAGAATATTTTGAGCAGTTCCAGATCATAGAGCGCTTTGAGTTCCGCTTCCCAATTCGGGCTTTCCTGAACTTCATCGAGGAAGAGGTACAATTTGCGGCTGCGGTCATGCATGAACAGCTTGCGAATATTCCTGACGTGCTCTGATATCGGATGACCGGACAAAGCAGGATGATCCAAAGCAAGATAAAAAATGTCCTTCCCGGACACGGATTGTTGCAGAAGCGTCTGGATAAACTGTTTAAGCAAGGTGGTCTTGCCTGTGCGCCTGCTGCCGATCAAGACTTCGATCTGTTTTCGTGCGAGGAAAGTCGGAATTTTTTCAAGATAAGCGACCCGGTTAATGCCGCTTTCAAACATCCTTCCCTCCCACCAGGGATTTAAAGCATAATAAATCGTCTCCATGCCGATATCTTTACATCAAATTGAAATATTTGTCATATATTTTCGATTATAGTCGAAACTTTCTGGATGTACTGAGAACCGGGGCTATGAGGTTGCATGACCGGGCAATTGGACTCGATATTTCTTTTCAGGGGAAAAAACGCCTTCAAGGCGAATTTTCGATGAGCCATTTCCAGATGGGAACTACGTTTATCCTATCCTCTATGATCATTTCGTCATCCCAGGTCACGATCGTGCCGGTGGAAATCGGCAGTTCATCCATTGCGCTTTTCAATCCTTGAAGTTCGCTTTCGAAGGTCTTTTTATCTGACATCTCCCAGCACACCTGGATCAGTTCCGTCTTTCCTGAAATTTTGTTCCGCGCATAGAAATCCACTTCTCGGCCGTTTTTTGTACGGACATATTCCACTTCATACCCCCCGCGGCGCAGCTGCATAAATACCATGGTTTCAAGCAACGGTCCGTAATTATAAGAATTGCGAAAGGTCATGGCGTTCAGGAGCCCGGTGTCGATGGTGTAGATTTTGGCGGGATTGATCATTCTTGATTTTTCAGAACGACTGAAAATCGGTACTCTGTAAAATAAAAAAGCATCCGTCAAATGATCAAGATACTCATACAAACTGTTCTTGGTGCATTTGATGGACATGCTCTTCATGGTATTGAAGAACTTGTTGACGCTGAACGGCCC is drawn from Syntrophus gentianae and contains these coding sequences:
- a CDS encoding ATP-binding protein; its protein translation is MFESGINRVAYLEKIPTFLARKQIEVLIGSRRTGKTTLLKQFIQTLLQQSVSGKDIFYLALDHPALSGHPISEHVRNIRKLFMHDRSRKLYLFLDEVQESPNWEAELKALYDLELLKIFCSGSTSALIARQAGKLTGRQIVTTVFPLSFQEFVRFRGEPPSLSEDYKYEQMADDYLTLGGYPEQVLNPSQEYMTNLLEDILARDLARIHPIKKAHILKDLLRLVGASTGSRTSFNKLSKILGLSVDTIKEYLIYLEMAFLVKPLEKWTTSWSERVYSQKKLYLWDNGIKTLLTGYGDEESRAENAVFLELQRKNIACGYYAESDREVDFVIGSLAKPLPVEVKYLDSFDWKDKRFNGIRLFLNRFPNVENVLLITRRVEFKNAITDKTTLHAIPLWKFLWSAQNYPGMREETDHTQ
- a CDS encoding MBL fold metallo-hydrolase, whose amino-acid sequence is MLTPFKLTHLGGESCVTGSCHLVQANGLNILVDCGMVQGGDRALSLDDWPVRPPQIHYILLTHTHIDHIGRLPELVRRGFRGEILATHPTKALLIPMLHDALSFSDWGEEEATAVIRKIDELSWGFEYGEPFALKNGLRFTFSRAGHILGSAFVHLESESPHSSILFSGDLGAKDTPLLPDPDLPPACDLLVLESTYGDRFHESRSDRVERLGQVLVRAVSDGGKVFIPAFALGRVQELLYELNQLHTNEVLKDKFPQLAKLQRIPVMVDSPLGLELTKIASNLSEYWDREAKAQLRQGDHPLNFNHLYAVANHKDHLKLLESPGPMVILAGSGMCTGGRIVDHLKAGIEDPRNDIVFVGYQAHGTPGRYIQEYAGKPGGYVELEGERCSLGARIHVLGGYSAHADQKELIEWVQSMPEKPGSIKLVHGEAGARKVLGDDLRSRGYEVA
- a CDS encoding ATP-binding protein, coding for MIRRTIQGVIEQSLFKGKAIIIYGARQVGKTTLIMALQRDASVPSIYLNCDEPDIRRALSEKTSTELKMLLGNNKLVLIDEAQRVGTIGLTIKLLTDTAPDIQVIATGSSSFELSSRIEEPLTGRKREFRLYPFSLAELGQIYSPLEVRRIVNRCMIFGLYPEIINAPEAAETALREIARSYLYKDILALQQIRNAEALERLVQSIALQVGNEVSYNELAQQVGVDKKTIESYLRVLEQSFIIFRLGSFSRNLRNELKKSRKIYFVDTGIRNAVINNLNPPDLRSDVGGLWENFVLAERMKRNHNQGLFPNTYFWRSHQKQEIDYLEELGGAWRGYEIKWGEKRLKVPSGFKSAYPECPVALINRDNMTEFVTD
- a CDS encoding response regulator is translated as MAITVILADDHKIIRDGLRTLIESQTGMKVIAEAENGRETIKLAKELKPNVVIMDISMPDLNGIDATREIVNSIPGIKVIALSMHSDRRFVSGMLSSGASGYLLKDCAFEELAKAIKTVVDDHTYLSPMISDIVVKSYITKTSSSDAAQDSAPTLTAREREMLQLMAEGMTAKEIASHLYVSVKTVETHRRNIAQKLNISRSAELIKYAIREGLVTL
- a CDS encoding sensor histidine kinase; this translates as MPEKFFNCAPVGCMLIDEEAHILQINPTGAFLLGKGDTRLLQGKSFLRFISKASQYNFLTHLKTCSTGKGKRQLELQLRIPKSTSGLPIRLDTAFYGNSNGNAPLLISVLTDLREHKQKEEALRQELEKSVTDRTAELATINKTLRKKIAEHKETQKNIYSDHEQLRALTSALITTEERERRRIATELHDHIGQTLAITRIKLEMLHALASYSGFAEALEEIQGFVKQAIKETRSLMTKLSPPVFYELGLNAALEWLMQYFGEQHNLRIHYKGKRDLISINEDLQILLLQATRELLMNVVKHAGVEEAEVILRTSRKQIKIEVIDHGAGFEVSKIGTPLDWRGGFGIFSIHERLKNLGGQLQIHSKRGEGTHFTLVAPHGTKEGL
- a CDS encoding type II toxin-antitoxin system HicB family antitoxin is translated as MRKVAVQISLSVPARIKKRQKWFVASCPVFDVASQGETEEQARKNLAEALTLFFLSCHERGTLDAVLKECGFQPAYPPSTARKLTSTSYIEVPIPFYINTEKAQECHA
- the hepT gene encoding type VII toxin-antitoxin system HepT family RNase toxin — encoded protein: MVDKELLSRKISQLREYLTALRDARDINWEKYEEDIRARAFVERYLQLSIEKIIDIGNHFISFHSWREPYGYRDIFQILHENGIIPKEYLKTFQNMASFQNLLVHRYERTDNEVVFGLFKKRLDDFDLFISLIKDWVRKSN
- the mntA gene encoding type VII toxin-antitoxin system MntA family adenylyltransferase antitoxin — encoded protein: MKDLISFFRRRRKIAAVYLFGSTATGRDHRGSDLDLAIVSKKRLSESERLALETELSSLLQRDVDLIVFGQATPLLQHQILKYGRLICENDPEERIRQEVQARTEYLDTRYLFREIPG